Proteins from a single region of Acanthochromis polyacanthus isolate Apoly-LR-REF ecotype Palm Island chromosome 11, KAUST_Apoly_ChrSc, whole genome shotgun sequence:
- the LOC127536287 gene encoding integrator complex subunit 8-like isoform X2 has product MRRHGVSCVSLATEWNRNDGGAMERRRMNYGRMSAEAADRVAAVTSGRPSTPLQTSWFEFLLDGSLLEKHLQKSNADPTPVQLIVQFLEQASKPSVNEQNQVQPPADNRRNRTLKLLALKVAAHIKWDLDSLEKGLTIPVLNMLLNELLCVSKVPPGVKHVDLDLSTLPPTTAMAVIIYNRWAIRTIVLSSFPEKQTKPGPHQINMLNIVQQEKEMTENILTVLKEQATDSITVLEGALQLKKDFYVHTLRTLDLLAADAAANGETESSTAGLRISADDLHCQVHYDLGGIFFQQGCTDQPTYEKARDHFRQTKELLKKLDSTVHVHLDEKRLAGYWNACRALTGDCDPCDPQTTPYDQINSLIRAHNHQAVMEAFIKDNVSRSLPNHFRRSVLREFLYKVQQGYVSAAHR; this is encoded by the exons ATGCGCAGACATGGCGTTTCGTGCGTCTCCTTGGCGACGGAGTGGAACCGGAATGATGGAGGAGCGATGGAGAGGCGCAGAATGAATTAT GGAAGGATGAGTGCTGAAGCAGCCGACCGGGTGGCTGCTGTGACCAGCGGTCGGCCCAGTACGCCTCTGCAGACGTCCTGGTTTGAGTTCCTCCTGGACGGCAGCCTGCTGGAGAAACACCTGCAGAAATCAAATGCAG ACCCGACTCCGGTGCAGCTGATCGTCCAGTTCCTGGAGCAGGCGTCCAAACCGTCGGTGAACGAGCAGAATCAGGTTCAGCCTCCAGCAGACAACCGCAGGAACCGAACCCTGAAGCTGCTGGCGCTGAAGGTCGCCGCACACATAAAGTGGGACCTGGATTCACTGGAGAAAGG ACTGACCATCCCAGTGTTGAACATGCTGCTgaatgagctgctgtgtgtcagcAAAGTGCCTCCAGGTGTGAAACATGTGGATCTGGATCTGTCCACTCTGCCTCCGACCACCGCCATGGCAGTGATCATCTACAACCGCTG ggcCATCAGAACCATCGTGCTGAGCAGCTTTCCagagaaacaaaccaaaccaggaCCTCAtcagataaacat GTTAAATATCGTGCAGCAggagaaagaaatgacagaaaacatcctGACTGTG CTGAAGGAGCAGGCGACCGACTCCATCACCGTCCTGGAAGGAGCTCTGCAGCTGAAGAAGGACTTCTACGTCCACACTCTGAGGACTCTGGACCTGCTGGCCGCTGACGCTGCCGCTAACGGAGAAACCGAATCCTCCACAGCCGGGCTTCGAATCAGCGCCGATGACCTGCACTGTCAG GTGCATTATGATCTGGGAGGTATTTTCTTCCAACAAGGCTGCACCGACCAGCCAACCTATGAGAAGGCCAGAGATCACTTCAGACAGACCAAGGAGCTCTTGAAGAAG CTGGACTCGACCGTCCACGTCCACCTGGACGAGAAGCGTCTGGCCGGTTACTGGAACGCCTGCAGAGCTCTGACCGGAGACTGTGACCCCTGCGACCCCCAGACGACCCCCTACGACCAGATCAACAGCCTGATCCGAGCCCACAACCACCAG GCCGTCATGGAAGCCTTCATCAAAGACAACGTGTCCCGCAGTTTACCGAACCACTTCAGACGCTCGGTTCTCAGAGAGTTCTTGTACAAAGTCCAGCAGGG GTATGTCAGTGCAGCTCATCGTTGA
- the LOC127536287 gene encoding integrator complex subunit 8-like isoform X3, which translates to MRRHGVSCVSLATEWNRNDGGAMERRRMNYGRMSAEAADRVAAVTSGRPSTPLQTSWFEFLLDGSLLEKHLQKSNADPTPVQLIVQFLEQASKPSVNEQNQVQPPADNRRNRTLKLLALKVAAHIKWDLDSLEKGLTIPVLNMLLNELLCVSKVPPGVKHVDLDLSTLPPTTAMAVIIYNRWAIRTIVLSSFPEKQTKPGPHQINMLNIVQQEKEMTENILTVLKEQATDSITVLEGALQLKKDFYVHTLRTLDLLAADAAANGETESSTAGLRISADDLHCQVHYDLGGIFFQQGCTDQPTYEKARDHFRQTKELLKKLDSTVHVHLDEKRLAGYWNACRALTGDCDPCDPQTTPYDQINSLIRAHNHQAVMEAFIKDNVSRSLPNHFRRSVLREFLYKVQQGLQVI; encoded by the exons ATGCGCAGACATGGCGTTTCGTGCGTCTCCTTGGCGACGGAGTGGAACCGGAATGATGGAGGAGCGATGGAGAGGCGCAGAATGAATTAT GGAAGGATGAGTGCTGAAGCAGCCGACCGGGTGGCTGCTGTGACCAGCGGTCGGCCCAGTACGCCTCTGCAGACGTCCTGGTTTGAGTTCCTCCTGGACGGCAGCCTGCTGGAGAAACACCTGCAGAAATCAAATGCAG ACCCGACTCCGGTGCAGCTGATCGTCCAGTTCCTGGAGCAGGCGTCCAAACCGTCGGTGAACGAGCAGAATCAGGTTCAGCCTCCAGCAGACAACCGCAGGAACCGAACCCTGAAGCTGCTGGCGCTGAAGGTCGCCGCACACATAAAGTGGGACCTGGATTCACTGGAGAAAGG ACTGACCATCCCAGTGTTGAACATGCTGCTgaatgagctgctgtgtgtcagcAAAGTGCCTCCAGGTGTGAAACATGTGGATCTGGATCTGTCCACTCTGCCTCCGACCACCGCCATGGCAGTGATCATCTACAACCGCTG ggcCATCAGAACCATCGTGCTGAGCAGCTTTCCagagaaacaaaccaaaccaggaCCTCAtcagataaacat GTTAAATATCGTGCAGCAggagaaagaaatgacagaaaacatcctGACTGTG CTGAAGGAGCAGGCGACCGACTCCATCACCGTCCTGGAAGGAGCTCTGCAGCTGAAGAAGGACTTCTACGTCCACACTCTGAGGACTCTGGACCTGCTGGCCGCTGACGCTGCCGCTAACGGAGAAACCGAATCCTCCACAGCCGGGCTTCGAATCAGCGCCGATGACCTGCACTGTCAG GTGCATTATGATCTGGGAGGTATTTTCTTCCAACAAGGCTGCACCGACCAGCCAACCTATGAGAAGGCCAGAGATCACTTCAGACAGACCAAGGAGCTCTTGAAGAAG CTGGACTCGACCGTCCACGTCCACCTGGACGAGAAGCGTCTGGCCGGTTACTGGAACGCCTGCAGAGCTCTGACCGGAGACTGTGACCCCTGCGACCCCCAGACGACCCCCTACGACCAGATCAACAGCCTGATCCGAGCCCACAACCACCAG GCCGTCATGGAAGCCTTCATCAAAGACAACGTGTCCCGCAGTTTACCGAACCACTTCAGACGCTCGGTTCTCAGAGAGTTCTTGTACAAAGTCCAGCAGGG CCTTCAGGTCATCTAA
- the LOC127536287 gene encoding integrator complex subunit 8-like isoform X1 yields the protein MRRHGVSCVSLATEWNRNDGGAMERRRMNYGRMSAEAADRVAAVTSGRPSTPLQTSWFEFLLDGSLLEKHLQKSNADPTPVQLIVQFLEQASKPSVNEQNQVQPPADNRRNRTLKLLALKVAAHIKWDLDSLEKGLTIPVLNMLLNELLCVSKVPPGVKHVDLDLSTLPPTTAMAVIIYNRWAIRTIVLSSFPEKQTKPGPHQINMLNIVQQEKEMTENILTVLKEQATDSITVLEGALQLKKDFYVHTLRTLDLLAADAAANGETESSTAGLRISADDLHCQVHYDLGGIFFQQGCTDQPTYEKARDHFRQTKELLKKLDSTVHVHLDEKRLAGYWNACRALTGDCDPCDPQTTPYDQINSLIRAHNHQAVMEAFIKDNVSRSLPNHFRRSVLREFLYKVQQGKPCTACFFRALNWNNLPRAI from the exons ATGCGCAGACATGGCGTTTCGTGCGTCTCCTTGGCGACGGAGTGGAACCGGAATGATGGAGGAGCGATGGAGAGGCGCAGAATGAATTAT GGAAGGATGAGTGCTGAAGCAGCCGACCGGGTGGCTGCTGTGACCAGCGGTCGGCCCAGTACGCCTCTGCAGACGTCCTGGTTTGAGTTCCTCCTGGACGGCAGCCTGCTGGAGAAACACCTGCAGAAATCAAATGCAG ACCCGACTCCGGTGCAGCTGATCGTCCAGTTCCTGGAGCAGGCGTCCAAACCGTCGGTGAACGAGCAGAATCAGGTTCAGCCTCCAGCAGACAACCGCAGGAACCGAACCCTGAAGCTGCTGGCGCTGAAGGTCGCCGCACACATAAAGTGGGACCTGGATTCACTGGAGAAAGG ACTGACCATCCCAGTGTTGAACATGCTGCTgaatgagctgctgtgtgtcagcAAAGTGCCTCCAGGTGTGAAACATGTGGATCTGGATCTGTCCACTCTGCCTCCGACCACCGCCATGGCAGTGATCATCTACAACCGCTG ggcCATCAGAACCATCGTGCTGAGCAGCTTTCCagagaaacaaaccaaaccaggaCCTCAtcagataaacat GTTAAATATCGTGCAGCAggagaaagaaatgacagaaaacatcctGACTGTG CTGAAGGAGCAGGCGACCGACTCCATCACCGTCCTGGAAGGAGCTCTGCAGCTGAAGAAGGACTTCTACGTCCACACTCTGAGGACTCTGGACCTGCTGGCCGCTGACGCTGCCGCTAACGGAGAAACCGAATCCTCCACAGCCGGGCTTCGAATCAGCGCCGATGACCTGCACTGTCAG GTGCATTATGATCTGGGAGGTATTTTCTTCCAACAAGGCTGCACCGACCAGCCAACCTATGAGAAGGCCAGAGATCACTTCAGACAGACCAAGGAGCTCTTGAAGAAG CTGGACTCGACCGTCCACGTCCACCTGGACGAGAAGCGTCTGGCCGGTTACTGGAACGCCTGCAGAGCTCTGACCGGAGACTGTGACCCCTGCGACCCCCAGACGACCCCCTACGACCAGATCAACAGCCTGATCCGAGCCCACAACCACCAG GCCGTCATGGAAGCCTTCATCAAAGACAACGTGTCCCGCAGTTTACCGAACCACTTCAGACGCTCGGTTCTCAGAGAGTTCTTGTACAAAGTCCAGCAGGG AAAGCCGTGCACTGCTTGTTTCTTCAGAGCTTTAAACTGGAACAATCTTCCTCGTGCAATTTAA